Sequence from the Verrucomicrobiota bacterium genome:
TTGCCGGATACAGCGAAACTGGTCTGGAAAACCAACGCTCACGGTTCGGCTCAAGCGCGCGAGTTGCTCGATGGGATGTTCGATGTGTGGCTTGCCGACTACAAATTTGGCAACGATTCATGCGCCCAGCGACTGGCCGGCATCCCCGACTACACAAATACTGTTCAGGAAAACCTGCGATGGGCCAGCCAGCAGAGTGACTTGATCGTTCGCCATCTTGTTATGCCTGGCCATATCGATTGTTGCTGGAAGCCGGTGGCTGTGTGGCTGGCAAACGAATTTCCGCAAATCAAAGTGAATCTGCGCTCGGGTTTCTGGCCTGGCTGGAAATCAGCCAAGCACGCTGAGTTGCGCGGAACAACTTCCCAATTGGATAGCGACCGGGCATGGGAGATAGCTCGTGAACACGAGTTACACTTAATCGAATGAACAGCAAAAAAGTTATGAGCGCCAAACAGCAGGTAGAGTTGACCACTGAGTTGCTGATCATGCCCGACGGGAAAGTCCTGGCTCATAATCTAACCCCAGCAATGGCGGCTGTGCTTAGTGAATTGAATCCTACAGACGAAGCGATTAAACAGAGAATCATCACCCATGTCGGTTCAGAAACTAAGAAATTACTCCCTGAGCACTGGCATTCTCCCGCTCACAAAATTTCTGACCAATGAATCTCCAACAAGAAATCGAAACGCTCATCCGCGCCCGCTATCCGATTCTTTACATCATCTCAAGTGAAGAAACGCGCGTGCAGAACATGGTGGTGGAGATTGCGCGGCAACGTCAGAAGAAAGTGTTTGAGTGGAGTTACAGTGTCGGCATCGTGCCCGCTGGCACTTCCATTCAATCGCAGAA
This genomic interval carries:
- a CDS encoding radical SAM protein, which produces MNRLAGELGLCRAGAEARVFSAQVEVSDELELIPTFAIALSGCDLRCSFCITGASSWNPRAGEILDATAFAAKAEAALAGGARTVMILGGEPTIHLPAALEIVAALPDTAKLVWKTNAHGSAQARELLDGMFDVWLADYKFGNDSCAQRLAGIPDYTNTVQENLRWASQQSDLIVRHLVMPGHIDCCWKPVAVWLANEFPQIKVNLRSGFWPGWKSAKHAELRGTTSQLDSDRAWEIAREHELHLIE